One window of the Nyctibius grandis isolate bNycGra1 chromosome 21, bNycGra1.pri, whole genome shotgun sequence genome contains the following:
- the COPS6 gene encoding LOW QUALITY PROTEIN: COP9 signalosome complex subunit 6 (The sequence of the model RefSeq protein was modified relative to this genomic sequence to represent the inferred CDS: deleted 1 base in 1 codon) gives MAAAAGGSSSAAGSNGAGGMEVDAAAPPPVMAGGVPGSVAVALHPLVILNISDHWIRLRSQEGRPGQVIGALIGRQEGRSIEVMNSFELLAHAVDGHVLIDKEYYYTKEEQFKQVFKELEFLGWYTTGGPPDPADIHVHKQVCEIIESPLFLKLNPMTKHTDLPVSVFESVIDIINGEATMLFAELPYTLATEEAERIGVDHVARMTATGGGENSTVAEHLIAQHSAIKMLHSRVRLILEYVRACEAGEVPFNHEILREAYALCHCLPVLSTDKFKTDFYDQCNDVGLMAYLGTITKTCNTMNQFVNKFNVLYDRQGIGRRMRGLFF, from the exons atggcggcggcggccggcggctCTTCCTCCGCCGCGGGGAGCAACGGGGCCGGCGGGATGGAGGTGGACGCGGCAG ccccgccccCGGTGATggccgggggggtccccggcAGCGTGGCCGTGGCCCTGCACCCCCTCGTCATCCTCAACATCTCGGACCACTGGATCCGCCTGCGCTCGCAGGAGGGGCGCCCCGGGCAAG TGATCGGGGCGCTGATCGGGCGGCAGGAGGGGCGCAGCATCGAGGTGATGAACTCGTTCGAGCTGCTGGCGCACGCGGTGGATGGGCACGTGCTGATCGACAAGGAGTACTACTACACCAAGGAGGAGCAGT TCAAGCAGGTGTTCAAGGAGCTGGAGTTCCTGGGCTGGTACACGACCGGGGGCCCCCCCGACCCCGCCGACATCCACGTGCACAAGCAG gTGTGCGAGATCATCGAGAGCCCCCTCTTCCTCAAGCTGAACCCCATGACGAAGCACACGGAC ctgcccGTCAGCGTC TTTGAGTCCGTCATCGACATCATCAACGGGGAG GCCACGATGCTGTTTGCGGAGCTGCCGTACACGCTGGCCACCGAGGAGGCCGAGCGCATCGGGGTGGACCACGTGGCCCGAATGACGGCGACGGGCGGCGGGGAGAACTCCACgg TGGCCGAGCACCTGATCGCCCAGCACAGCGCCATCAAGATGCTGCACAGCCGCGTGCGGCTCATCCTGGAGTACGTGCGGGCGTGCGAGGCCG gcgAGGTGCCCTTCAACCACGAGATCCTGCGGGAAGCCTACGCCCTGTGCCACTGCCTGCCCGTGCTCAGCACCGACAAGTTCAAGACCGACTTCTACGAC CAATGCAACGACGTGGGGCTCATGGCGTACCTGGGCACCATCACCAAGACCTGCAACACCATGAACCAGTTCGTCAACAAGTTCAACGTCCTCTACGACCGTCAGGGCATCGGGCGCCGCATGCGGGGGCTCTTCTTCTGA
- the MCM7 gene encoding LOW QUALITY PROTEIN: DNA replication licensing factor MCM7 (The sequence of the model RefSeq protein was modified relative to this genomic sequence to represent the inferred CDS: inserted 2 bases in 2 codons), which produces MAPRDYAAEKEKAKRFLQDFYRDGAGGGKEFPYREQLAALAHRERVALYVALDDVAEDDPELAEAACDNARRYGRLFADAVHELLPLYREREVTRKDVLDVYIEHRLLLEQRGPGRRDXRSPQNQYPPELLRRFELYFKAPSTAKARVIRDVKADCIGKLVTVRGVVTRVSEVKPMMVVATYSCDQCGAETYQPIQAPTFTPLLMCPSRECQTNRAGGRLYLQSRGSKFVKFQELKMQEHTDQVPVGHLPRSISVAAHGENTRLAQPGDHVSVTGVFLPLLKSGFRQLAQGLLSETYLEAHCVEKVNKSEEEEGAGELSEEELRQITEDFYAKLASSIAPEIYGHEDVKKALLLLLVGGVDRNPHGMRIRGNINICLMGDPGVAKSQLLSYIDRLAPRSQYTTGRGSSGVGLTAAVLRDPVTGELALEGGALVLADRGVCCIDEFDKMLEGDRAAIHEVMEQQSVSVAKAGVLATLNARCAILAAANPAYGRYDPRRSLEHNVGLPAALLSRFDLLWLIQDRPDRDNDLRLAQHITYVHQHSRQPPGAFRPLDMKLMRRYLAMCKRRQPLVPAALAEHITAAYVVMRREARDSRDTTYTSARTLLGVLRLATALARLRLGDVVEKEDVNEAMRLMEMSKDSLLGDKGQQSRVQRPSDAIFGALRELAGGRGRAVPLAVAQQRCLAKGFTPAQLRAALDEYEELNVLQVNXARTRITFV; this is translated from the exons ATGGCGCCGCGAGACTACGCCGCCGAGAAAG AGAAGGCGAAGCGGTTCCTGCAGGATTTCTACCGCGATGGCGCCGGCGGCGGGAAGGAGTTCCCGTACCGGGAGCAGCTG GCGGCGCTGGCGCACCGGGAGCGCGTGGCGCTGTACGTGGCCCTGGACGACGTGGCCGAGGACGACCCCGAGCTGGCCGAGGCCGCCTGCGACAACGCCCGCCGCTACGGCCGCCTCTTCGCCGACGCCGTGCACGAGCTGCTGCCGCTCTACCGGGAGCgcgag GTGACCCGCAAGGACGTGCTGGACGTGTACATCGAGCAccggctgctgctggagcagcgcGGGCCGGGACGCAGGG GCCGCAGCCCCCAGAACCAGTACCCCCCCGAGCTGCTGCGGCGCTT CGAGCTGTACTTCAAGGCCCCCTCCACCGCCAAAGCCCGCGTCATCCGCGATGTCAAGGCCGACTGCATCGGGAAGCTGGTGACCGTCCGCGGCGTCGTCACCCGCGTCAGCGAGGTCAAGCCCATGATGGTGGTGGCCACCTACAGCTGCGACCAGTGCGGGGCCGAGACCTACCAGCCC ATCCAGGCGCCCACGTTCACGCCGCTGCTGATGTGCCCGAGCCGCGAGTGCCAGACGAACCGGGCGGGGGGACGCCTCTACCTGCAGAGCCGCGGCTCCAAGTTCGTCAAGTTCCAGGAGCTGAAGATGCAGGAGCAC ACCGACCAGGTGCCCGTGGGCCACCTGCCCCGCTCCATCAGCGTGGCTGCGCACGGCGAGAACACGCGCCTGGCCCAGCCCGGGGACCACGTCAGCGTCACCGGCGTCTTCCTGCCCCTGCTCAAGTCCGGCTTCCGCCAGCTGGCCCAG ggttTGCTCTCTGAGACCTACCTGGAGGCGCATTGCGTGGAGAAGGTGAACAagagcgaggaggaggagggggccggGGAGCTGAGCGAGGAGGAGCTGCGGCAGATCACGG AGGATTTCTACGCCAAGCTGGCGTCCTCCATCGCCCCCGAGATCTACGGCCACGAGGACGTGAAGAaggcgctgctgctgctgctggtgggcgGCGTGGACCGGAACCCCCACGGCATGAGGATCCgcg gaAACATCAACATCTGCCTCATGGGTGACCCCGGCGTGGCCAAGTCGCAGCTCCTGTCCTACATTGACCGCCTGGCCCCCCGCA gccagTACACGACGGGCCGCGGCTCCTCGGGCGTGGGGCTGACGGCGGCCGTGCTGCGGGACCCGGTGACGGGGGAGCTGGCGCTGGAGGGGGGGGCCCTGGTGCTGGCCGACCGCGGCGTCTGCTGCATCGACGAGTTCGACAAGATGCTGGAGGGCGACCGGGCGGCCATCCACGaggtgatggagcagcagaGCGTGTCGGTGGCCAAGGCGGGCGTGCTGGCCACGCTCAACGCCCGCTGCGCCATCCTGGCCGCCGCCAACCCCGCCTACGGGCGCTACGACCCCCGGCGCAGCCTCGAGCACAACGTGGGGCTCCCGGCCGCCCTCCTGTCCCGCTTCGACCTGCTCTGGCTCATCCAGGACCGCCCCGACCGCGACAACGACCTGCG cctggcccagcACATCACCTACGTGCACCAGCACAGCCGCCAGCCCCCCGGCGCCTTCCGCCCGCTCGACATGAAGCTCATGAG GCGCTACCTCGCCATGTGCAAGCGGAGGCAGCCGCTGGTGCCCGCGGCCCTGGCCGAGCACATCACGGCCGCCTACGTGGTGATGCGGCGGGAGGCGCGGGACAGCCGGGACACGACCTACACCTCGGCACGGACCCTGCTGGGCGTCCTGCGCCTGGCCACCGCCCTG gcCCGGCTGCGGCTGGGGGACGTGGTGGAGAAGGAGGACGTGAACGAGGCCATGAGGCTCATGGAGATGTCGAAGGACTCGCTGCTGGGGGACAAGGGACAGCAGAGCCG GGTGCAGCGCCCGTCCGACGCCATCTTCGGGGCGCTGCGGGAGctggcggggggccggggccgggccgtgccCTTGGCCGTGGCCCAGCAGCGGTGCCTGGCCAAGGGCTTCACCCCCGCCCAGCTCCGGGCCGCGCTCGACGAGTACGAGGAGCTCAACGTGCTGCAGGTGA CGGCGCGCACCCGCATCACCTTCGTGTGA
- the AP4M1 gene encoding AP-4 complex subunit mu-1 isoform X2 — protein MQPGDAVPDLHPLLQGRPAHPQGLPRGAPRHRPRPRRHLLPPHHGAARGPGPCLHGLRPRPDDGARGAAQPGARGARGHQTLQPPGPGLHRAVRRRDAAEQGGPQLGRQPPRAAAAGGAGHQERALRGRGGEADGGHCRQRDTHESGRPGGNPPQVLPAELCGDAHWADRGVLRGQVRAAGSVKLDEFESGRVLRVTPSQGELTLMQYQLADDIPSPLPFRLFPTVDQDPTGRLRLYLKLRCDLPPKSQALNVRLQLPVPKGASSLAQELSSPEQTAELQPGTKSIRWDIPRCQGGSQLSALFKLEVPGLSRASLLELGPANVAFELPAHTCSGLRVRFVRLPAPAGPPQRWVRYLTHSDSYVLRL, from the exons ATGCAG cccggcgATGCTGTCCCAGATCTTCATCCTCTCCTCCAAGGGCGACCGGCTCATCCACAAGGACT TCCGCGGGGAGCCCCGCGGCACCGGCCCCGACCTCGCCGACACCTTCTACCGCCGCATCACGGCGCTGCCCGAGGACCAGGCCCCTGTCTTCATG GACTACGGCCACGTCCAGACGACGGCGCCCGAGGTGCTGCGCAACCTGGTGCACGCGGAGCCCGTGGCCACCAGACCCTTCAGCCTCCTGGACCTGGGCTCCATCGGGCTG TTCGGCGCCGAGAcgcagcagagcagggtggcCCCCAGCTCGGCCGCCAGCCGCCCCGTGCTGCTGCCGCGGGGGGAGCAG GGCACCAGGAACGAGCTCTTCGTGGACGTGGTGGAGAGGCTGACGGTGGTCATTGCCGCCAAC GGGACACCCATGAAAGTGGACGTCCAGGGGGAAATCCGCCTCAAGTGCTACCTGCCGAGCTGTGTGG agATGCGCATTGGGCTGACAGAGGAGTTCTGCGTGGGCAAGTCAGAGCTGCGGG CTCGGTGAAGCTGGACGAGTTCGAGAGCGGGAGGGTCCTGAGGGTCACCCCGAGCCAGGGGGAG ctcacGCTCATGCAGTACCAGCTGGCCGACGACATCCCCTCGCCGCTGCCCTTCCGCCTCTTCCCCACCGTGGACCAGGACCCCACGGGGAG gCTCCGGCTGTACCTGAAGCTCCGCTGCGACCTGCCCCCCAAGAG CCAAGCCCTCAACGTCCGCCTGCAGCTGCCGGTGCCCAAGGGGGCGAGCAG CCTGGCGCAGGAGCTGAGCAGCCCCGAGCAGACGGCGGAGCTGCAGCCCGGCACCAAATCCATCCGCTGGGACATCCCGCGCTGCCAGGGGGGGTCACAGCTCTCCGCCCTCTTCAag CTGGAGGTGCCGGGGCTGAGCCGCGCGTcgctgctggagctgggccCGGCCAACGTGGCCTTCGAGCTGCCGGCGCACACGTGCTCGGGGCTGCGCGTCCGCTTCGTGCGGCTGCCGGCGCCGGCCGGGCCGCCCCAGCGCTGGGTGCGGTACCTCACCCACAGCGACTCCTACGTGCTGCGCCTCTga
- the AP4M1 gene encoding AP-4 complex subunit mu-1 isoform X1 → MLSQIFILSSKGDRLIHKDFRGEPRGTGPDLADTFYRRITALPEDQAPVFMAHEGRHFVHVRHAGLYFVATATADASPFALVEFLNRLVTLLRDFCGPLSERNVGSNFALVYELLDEMVDYGHVQTTAPEVLRNLVHAEPVATRPFSLLDLGSIGLFGAETQQSRVAPSSAASRPVLLPRGEQGTRNELFVDVVERLTVVIAANGTPMKVDVQGEIRLKCYLPSCVEMRIGLTEEFCVGKSELRGYGTAVRVDECAFHSSVKLDEFESGRVLRVTPSQGELTLMQYQLADDIPSPLPFRLFPTVDQDPTGRLRLYLKLRCDLPPKSQALNVRLQLPVPKGASSLAQELSSPEQTAELQPGTKSIRWDIPRCQGGSQLSALFKLEVPGLSRASLLELGPANVAFELPAHTCSGLRVRFVRLPAPAGPPQRWVRYLTHSDSYVLRL, encoded by the exons ATGCTGTCCCAGATCTTCATCCTCTCCTCCAAGGGCGACCGGCTCATCCACAAGGACT TCCGCGGGGAGCCCCGCGGCACCGGCCCCGACCTCGCCGACACCTTCTACCGCCGCATCACGGCGCTGCCCGAGGACCAGGCCCCTGTCTTCATG GCACACGAGGGCCGGCACTTCGTCCACGTGCGGCACGCGGGGCTCTACTTCGTGGCCACCGCGACGGCGGACGCGTCGCCCTTCGCCCTGGTGGAGTTCCTCAACAG GCTGGTGACGCTGCTGCGGGACTTCTGCGGGCCCCTGAGCGAGAGGAACGTCGGCAGCAACTTCGCCCTCGTCTACGAGCTGCTGGATGAGATGGTG GACTACGGCCACGTCCAGACGACGGCGCCCGAGGTGCTGCGCAACCTGGTGCACGCGGAGCCCGTGGCCACCAGACCCTTCAGCCTCCTGGACCTGGGCTCCATCGGGCTG TTCGGCGCCGAGAcgcagcagagcagggtggcCCCCAGCTCGGCCGCCAGCCGCCCCGTGCTGCTGCCGCGGGGGGAGCAG GGCACCAGGAACGAGCTCTTCGTGGACGTGGTGGAGAGGCTGACGGTGGTCATTGCCGCCAAC GGGACACCCATGAAAGTGGACGTCCAGGGGGAAATCCGCCTCAAGTGCTACCTGCCGAGCTGTGTGG agATGCGCATTGGGCTGACAGAGGAGTTCTGCGTGGGCAAGTCAGAGCTGCGGG GCTACGGCACGGCCGTGCGGGTGGACGAATGCGCCTTCCACAGCTCGGTGAAGCTGGACGAGTTCGAGAGCGGGAGGGTCCTGAGGGTCACCCCGAGCCAGGGGGAG ctcacGCTCATGCAGTACCAGCTGGCCGACGACATCCCCTCGCCGCTGCCCTTCCGCCTCTTCCCCACCGTGGACCAGGACCCCACGGGGAG gCTCCGGCTGTACCTGAAGCTCCGCTGCGACCTGCCCCCCAAGAG CCAAGCCCTCAACGTCCGCCTGCAGCTGCCGGTGCCCAAGGGGGCGAGCAG CCTGGCGCAGGAGCTGAGCAGCCCCGAGCAGACGGCGGAGCTGCAGCCCGGCACCAAATCCATCCGCTGGGACATCCCGCGCTGCCAGGGGGGGTCACAGCTCTCCGCCCTCTTCAag CTGGAGGTGCCGGGGCTGAGCCGCGCGTcgctgctggagctgggccCGGCCAACGTGGCCTTCGAGCTGCCGGCGCACACGTGCTCGGGGCTGCGCGTCCGCTTCGTGCGGCTGCCGGCGCCGGCCGGGCCGCCCCAGCGCTGGGTGCGGTACCTCACCCACAGCGACTCCTACGTGCTGCGCCTCTga
- the STAG3 gene encoding cohesin subunit SA-3, which yields MPRRRSARTPGTSSSSGSSAGPGTGSSPSPGSAGARSSSLPSPTAPDSPDPGSRDSGSDFEDTRPRSKRGPPRALSHGTVSKRPRRREPGGDGSSPAASSTEQNTLFEAVRSAKAAVETLVDDWLETYKQDRETGFLELVNFIIRSCGCRGVVTPEMFRHLQNSEIIQQLTEKFEEDSAEYPLSLSTQPWRRFRAGFCELVAAVVRQCQYSVIYDEFLVDGLISLLTGLSDSQVRAFRHTSTLAAMKLMTALVNVALGVSLHQENNQRQYEAERSKEPGRRATGKLEALLEKRRELQEQQEEIENMMNAVFKGVFVHRYRDVVPEIRAICMEELGTWMRSYAASFLTDGYLKYIGWSLHDKQRDVRLQCVKALQGLYCRRDTAAHMELFTSRFKTRMVSMVLDKEPDVAMEVVKLLTLMLENMEEALTEDDCQSVYPVVYVSSRALASAAGLFLYRRLLDPQRGAGRELSHDGDNRTFFRLLLTFFIESELHEHAAYLVDSLWDCAGPRLRDWETINALLLEESPTEGLEDRQEKALVEILAASAVQVAEGQPPVGRGPAKKVTGLGRGLGAPRAALTPLCPQPSARERKAQVEERTRLNHCLIPALPQLLAKFSADAEKAAPLLEVLRCFDLSIYCTGRLEKHLELVLVQLQEVVEKHTGPAVLGAASRALHVLCDPEFALRGRGDVARSRLADQLADKCHQEVTELLQASSLDEEEVYSMAATLKRISILFNAHDLTPWQLFEPCAQLLQRAVDTGEVPPQVLVPAITCLHFHVLWELSRLPSADIPQEQLRSLKSRAASLCSLCQSCLSDADAGVREQAFMVLSDLLLVLGPQLPLGGREALAPLMLLPDAELQSQLAAFLMDHVFQNAGSHEELSATEDSESRIEELHQRRVLLAGFCKLVLYGVLELSAASDVFKHYAKFYSDYGDIIKETLNCTRQIDRLEWARTLLLSLQQLMTELLLQQGPEIRAAAAFLEIRDLARRFSLFFSLHQLRNRPVLLSLHREGIQFAFQEPPGPEPGQPPLNLPFLEVLSEFSPRVLRPDKALLLTYLDRMCQQPRWPMPGDAPWPSLVAYRNSLQPQDEGGSESSRSTAPRPRPQPGSAAKRPRMDAPSERLDSSPWPSSRLPSPALTSTALRGGPQPRPPPRDPGSDPSFLQSSSLSHLHGRVTRLSLMVEEEQEEEEEAEEAMIKEESSEEGTPEQGRTLLVPQDRLRDLFDSTILGIEDA from the exons ATGCCCCGGCGCCGCTCGGCCCGCACCCCGGGCACCTCCTCCAGCTCCGGCTCCTCCGCCGGGCCGGGCACCGGCTCCAGCCCCTCACCGGGGTCTGCCGGGGCGCGGAGCAGCTCCCTGCCGTCGCCGACAGCCCCCGACAGCCC GGACCCCGGCAGCCGCGACTCCGGCAGCGACTTCGAGGACACGCGGCCGCGCAGCAagcggggacccccccgggcGCTGAGCCACGGCACC GTCTCGAAGCGTCCCCGCAGGAGGGAGCCCGGAGGGGACGGGAGCAGTCCGGCCGCgagcagcacagagcaaaacACCCTCTTCGAGGCCGTCAGGTCGGCCAAGGCCGCCGTCGAG ACGCTGGTGGACGACTGGCTGGAGACGTACAAGCAGGACCGTGAGACGGGGTTCCTGGAGCTCGTCAACTTTATCATCCGCTCCTGCGGCTGCAGAG GCGTGGTCACCCCCGAGATGTTCAGGCACCTGCAGAACTCGGAGATCATCCAGCAGCTGACGGAGAAGTTCGAGGAG GACTCGGCCGAGTACCCGCTCTCGCTGAGCACCCAGCCCTGGCGCCGCTTCCGCGCCGGCTTCTGCGAGCTGGTGGCGGCGGTGGTGCGGCAGTGCCAGTACAGCGTCATCTACGACGAGTTCCTCGTGGACGGCCTCATCTCGCTGCTCACCGGCCTCTCTGACTCCCAGGTGCGGGCTTTCCGCCACACCAGCACCCTGGCAG CCATGAAGCTGATGACGGCGCTGGTGAACGTGGCGCTGGGCGTGAGCCTGCACCAGGAGAACAACCAGCGGCAGTACGAGGCCGAGCGGAGCAAGGAGCCTGGCCGCCGGGCCACCGGCAAGCTGGAGGCACTGCTGGAGAAGCGCCGGGAg ctccaggagcagcaggaggaaatCGAGAACATGATGAACGCCGTCTTCAAGGGCGTCTTCGTGCACCGCTACAG GGACGTGGTGCCCGAGATCCGGGCCATCTGCATGGAGGAGCTGGGGACGTGGATGAGGAGCTACGCGGCCTCCTTCCTCACCGACGGTTACCTCAAGTACATCGGCTGGAGCCTGCACGACAAG CAGCGGGACGTGCGCCTGCAGTGCGTGAAGGCGCTGCAGGGACTGTACTGCCGCCGTGACACGGCCGCCCACATGGAGCTCTTCACCAGCCGGTTCAAG ACCCGCATGGTGTCCATGGTCCTCGACAAGGAGCCCGACGTGGCCATGGAGGTGGTGAAGCTGCTGACACTGATGCTGGA GAACATGGAGGAGGCGCTGACAGAGGACGACTGCCAGAGCGTCTACCCCGTGGTCTACGTGTCCAGCCGGGCGCTGGCCTCCGCCGCCGGACTCTTCCTCTACCGCCG GCTGCTGGACCCCCAGCGAGGGGCGGGCAGGGAGCTGTCCCACGACGGGGACAACAGGACCTTCTTCCGGCTGCTGCTGACCTTCTTCATCGAGAGCGAG CTCCATGAGCACGCAGCCTACTTGGTGGACAGCCTGTGGGACTGCGCCGGGCCCCGGCTGAGGGACTGGGAGACCATCAACGCTTTGCTGCTGGAGGAGTCACCCACCGAGG gcctgGAGGACCGGCAGGAGAAGGCACTGGTGGAGATCCTGGCAGCCAGCGCAGTCCAGGTGGCCGAGGGGCAGCCCCCGGTGGGCCGTGGCCCGGCCAAGAAGGtaacggggctggggagggggctgggggcccCCCGGGCTGCCCTgacccccctctgcccccagccctcggCCCGGGAGCGCAAGGCgcaggtggaggagaggacCCGGCTCAACCACTGCCTCATCCcggccctgccccagctgctggccaAG TTCTCGGCCGACGCTGAGAAGGCGGCTCCGCTCCTGGAGGTGCTGCGCTGCTTCGACCTCAGCATCTACTGCACGGGGCGGCTGGAGAAG CACCTGGAGCTGGTGCtggtgcagctgcaggaggtggtggagaagCACACGGGGCCAGCGGTGCTGGGCGCCGCGTCCCGCGCCCTCCACGTCCTCTGCGACCCCGAGTTCGCCCTGCGCGGCCGTGGGGACGTGGCGCGCAGCCGCCTCGCCGACCAGCTGGCCGACAAGTGCCACCAGGAGGTCACCGAGCTGCTCCAG GCCTCGTCCCTGGACGAGGAGGAGGTGTACAGCATGGCGGCCACGCTGAAGAGGATCTCCATCCTGTTCAA CGCCCACGACCTGACGCCCTGGCAGCTCTTCGAGCCCTGcgcccagctcctgcagcgCGCCGTGGACACGGGCGAGGTGCCCCCGCAG GTCCTTGTCCCCGCCATCACCTGCCTCCACTTCCACGTCCTCTGGGAGCTCTCGCGCCTGCCCAGCGCCGACATCCCCCAG gagcagctgcgGAGCCTGAAGAGCAGAGCCGCCTCCTTGTGCTCGCTGTGCCAGAGCTGCCTGTCCGACGCGGACGCCGGCGTGCGGGAGCAG GCCTTCATGGTGCTCAGCGacctgctgctggtgctggggccCCAGCTGCCGCTGGGCGGGCGGGAGGCGCTGGCCCCGCTGATGCTGCTGCCCGACGCGGAGCTGCAGTCCCAGCTGGCCGCCTTCCTCATGGACCACGTCTTCCAAAACGCCGGCAGCCACGAGGAGCTCTCGGCCACGG AGGACAGCGAGAGCCGCATCGAGGAGCTGCACCAGCGCCGGGTGCTCCTGGCCGGCTTCTGCAAGCTCGTCCTCTACGGCGTGCTGGAGCTCAGCGCGGCCTCCGACGTCTTCAAGCACTACGCCAAG TTCTACAGCGACTACGGCGACATCATCAAAGAGACGCTGAACTGCACGCGGCAGATCGACCGGCTGGAGTGGGCCCGCACCCTGCTGCTCAGCTTGCAGCAG CTGatgacagagctgctgctgcagcagggcccCGAGATCCGGGCGGCCGCAGCGTTCCTGGAGATCCGGGACCTGGCACGGCGCTTCTCGCTCTTCTTCAGCCTCCACCAGCTCCGCAACCGCCCAGTGCTGCTCAGCCTGCACAG GGAGGGGATCCAGTTCGCCTTCCAGGAGCCCCCGGGCCCCgagccggggcagccccccctCAACCTGCCCTTCCTGGAGGTGCTGAGCGAGTTCTCGCCGCGGGTGCTGCGCCCCGACAAGGCCCTGCT CCTGACCTACCTGGACAGGATGTGCCAGCAGCCGCGGTGGCCGATGCCGGGGGACGCGCCGTGGCCGTCCCTCGTCGCCTACCGCAACTCCCTGCAGCCGCAGGACGAGGGGGGCTCGGAGAGCAGCCGCAGCACGGCCCCCCGCCCGCGCCCCCAGCCCGGCTCCGCTGCCAAGAGACCCCGCATGGacg ccccctcgGAGCGCCTCGACTCCAGCCCGTGGCCCAGCAGCCGCCTCCCCAGCCCGGCCCTGACCTCCACCGCGCTGCGGggcggcccccagccccggcccccaccGCGGGACCCCGGCTCTGACCCCAGCTTCCTGCAGAG cagctccctgtcccaCCTGCACGGCCGGGTGACCCg gCTCAGCCTGAtggtggaggaggagcaggaggaggaggaggaggcggaggaggcGATGATTAAAGAGGAGAGCAGCGAGGAGGGCAccccagagcagggcagg ACCCTGCTTGTCCCCCAGGACCGGCTCCGGGACCTCTTCGACTCCACCATCCTGGGCATCGAG gaCGCCTGA
- the GAL3ST4 gene encoding galactose-3-O-sulfotransferase 4, protein MKLPPACCRLQTLGAALGVCVTIGFTVQLLGGPFQRRAPAAPGGRPPAPCQPRTHLVFLKTHKTGGSSVVNLLHRFGEARGLRFALPHRYQFGYPSPFRAERVKGYRPGGPPFDIICHHMRFNLTEVQKVMPNDSFYFSIVRDPGTLGESAFAYYRAVAPAFRRAPSLAAFLAAPGRFYEAGARGNHYARNLQWFDFGLPAAGDGDGVAVAAALAGLERAFALVLLAEHFDESLVLLREALCWPEEAVAAFAHNGRPAGDGPRVSPAQAARLRAWNGLDWALYAHLNRSFWRRAEAFGAARLREEVARLRQRRAALARRCLRGGGPLPARAIADGRLRPFQPAGRAQILGYALRAGLPPAERERCARLATPELQYKDILDRRQFGGGNASVPAGG, encoded by the exons ATGAAGCTGCCACCCGCCTGCTGCCGGCTCCAGACgctgggggctgccctgggggTCTGCGTCACCATCGGCTTCACCGTGCAGCTCCTGGGGGGGCCCTTCCAGCGCAG GgcccccgcggcccccggcggccgccccccggctccctgccagccccgcaCCCACCTGGTGTTCCTGAAGACGCACAAGACGGGGGGCAGCAGCGTGGTGAACCTGCTGCACCGCTTCGGGGAGGCGCGGGGGCTGCGCTTCGCCCTGCCCCACCGCTACCAGTTCGGGTACCCCAGCCCCTTCCGGGCCGAGCGGGTCAAGGGGTACCGCCCCGGGGGTCCCCCCTTCGACATCATCTGCCACCACATGCGCTTCAACCTCACCGAG GTGCAGAAGGTGATGCCCAACGACAGCTTCTACTTCTCCATCGTGCGGGACCCCGGCACGCTGGGCGAGTCGGCCTTCGCCTACTACCGGGCCGTGGCGCCGGCCTTCCGCCGCGCCCCGTCGCTGGCCGCTTTCCTGGCGGCCCCGGGGCGCTTCTACGAGGCCGGGGCGCGGGGCAACCACTACGCCCGCAACCTGCAGTGGTTCGACTTCGGGCTGCCGGCGGCGGGTGACGGGGACGGggtggcggtggcggcggcgctggcggGGCTGGAGCGCGCCTTcgccctggtgctgctggccgAGCACTTCGACGAGTCGCTGGTGCTGCTGCGCGAGGCCCTGTGCTGGCCCGAGGAGGCCGTGGCCGCCTTCGCCCACAACGGCCGCCCGGCCGGCGACGGACCCCGCGTCTCGCCCGCCCAGGCCGCCCGCCTGCGCGCCTGGAACGGCCTCGACTGGGCGCTCTACGCCCACCTCAACCGCTCCTTCTGGCGCCGGGCCGAGGCCTTCGGGGCCGCCCGCCTGCGGGAGGAGGTGGCCCGCCTGCGCCAGCGCCGCGCCGCCCTGGCCCGCCGCTGCCTGCGTGGCGGCGGACCCCTGCCCGCCCGCGCCATCGCCGACGGCCGCCTGCGCCCCTTCCAGCCCGCCGGCCGCGCGCAGATCCTGGGGTACGCGCTGCGGGCCGGGCTGCCCCCCGCCGAGCGGGAGCGCTGCGCTCGCCTCGCCACCCCCGAGCTGCAGTACAAGGACATCCTCGACCGGCGGCAGTTCGGGGGGGGCAACGCATCCGTCCCGGCCGGGGGgtag